One Maribacter dokdonensis DSW-8 genomic region harbors:
- a CDS encoding aldose epimerase family protein: MKQVTISNAYLTLMVLDYGATIQKLLVKGDDGEFTNVVVGYNHPSRYRLDDHVLGASVGRYAGRISNGGFVIDRARYDLYQEDGVHLHGGKEGFHQKYWNIEEVDHSDKPFVKFTYNSKHLEEGYPGNLTVSVTYKLMNNALQVIYEGMTDRSTVINLTNHSYFKLDKNPYIDEYELQLNCPYRLETQENLLPTGNIVPVRKTEYDFLLPKKIGLQRFDTIYVKDIGNEKVAELHSKSSGITMKVYTNQPALVVYTPDDFPGICFETQNYPDAPNQPDFPKSLLRPGDLYNNISIFKFDLGKKS, from the coding sequence TTGAAACAAGTTACAATTTCCAATGCCTATTTGACCCTAATGGTTTTAGATTATGGCGCAACCATTCAAAAATTACTTGTTAAAGGAGATGATGGCGAATTCACCAATGTAGTTGTAGGCTACAACCATCCAAGCAGATATAGATTAGATGATCATGTGTTAGGTGCCAGCGTTGGGCGTTACGCAGGTAGAATTTCTAATGGTGGTTTTGTAATAGACCGAGCAAGATATGACCTGTATCAAGAAGACGGTGTACACTTACATGGAGGTAAAGAAGGGTTTCATCAAAAATATTGGAACATAGAGGAAGTGGACCATAGCGATAAACCATTTGTAAAATTTACCTATAACAGCAAGCATTTAGAAGAAGGCTACCCAGGTAATTTAACCGTTAGTGTTACCTATAAACTTATGAATAATGCCTTGCAAGTCATTTATGAGGGAATGACGGATAGAAGTACGGTTATAAACCTTACCAATCATTCCTATTTTAAATTAGATAAAAATCCGTACATAGATGAGTACGAACTACAGCTCAATTGTCCTTATAGATTAGAAACACAAGAGAATTTGCTACCAACAGGAAATATTGTTCCAGTTCGTAAAACCGAGTACGATTTTCTTTTACCTAAAAAAATAGGTCTACAAAGGTTTGATACTATTTATGTGAAAGATATTGGTAATGAAAAGGTAGCAGAACTACATTCTAAAAGTTCGGGCATTACCATGAAGGTATACACCAATCAGCCAGCTTTGGTGGTCTATACTCCAGATGATTTCCCTGGTATATGTTTTGAGACACAAAACTACCCAGATGCACCAAATCAACCAGATTTTCCTAAAAGCCTCTTAAGGCCTGGTGATCTATACAACAACATTTCTATCTTTAAGTTTGATTTAGGTAAGAAAAGTTAA
- a CDS encoding lysylphosphatidylglycerol synthase transmembrane domain-containing protein — MAKLNKKVTTVLKVLISAVLIYFIFTKINVSEIKSILSTSNLIYLLLGLLFFVISKLVAAVRLNLYFHRLQIMLTHKSNFKLYLLGMFYNLFLPGGIGGDAYKGYILKKTFEVKTKRIVSVLVLDRLGGLLLLFIYACLLLGFLDNKLLTGYHWIFFTAIPFSVVIFWLLNKKFFNYVLPIFWKSTVLSALVQLAQLISIWCILLALHIDIDQISYLIIFLISSIVAVVPLTLGGIGSREVTFFYGAKFLELDQNVSVSVSVLFFLITALVSLIGVWYHFKKIKLRVIESPKQQTKEV; from the coding sequence GTGGCCAAGTTAAATAAGAAAGTAACTACCGTATTAAAAGTACTGATCAGTGCCGTTTTAATCTATTTTATTTTCACTAAAATCAATGTAAGTGAAATAAAAAGTATTCTGTCCACCAGTAATTTAATTTACTTATTACTGGGCTTACTATTCTTTGTCATCTCTAAGCTTGTAGCCGCAGTAAGATTAAATCTTTACTTTCATCGCTTGCAAATTATGCTTACCCATAAGAGCAACTTTAAGCTGTATCTATTAGGTATGTTCTATAACCTATTTTTACCTGGTGGCATAGGTGGTGATGCATACAAAGGGTATATCCTAAAAAAAACATTTGAAGTTAAGACCAAAAGAATCGTAAGCGTACTTGTACTAGACCGTCTTGGAGGCTTACTACTATTATTCATCTATGCATGTTTGCTGCTTGGTTTTCTGGATAACAAACTATTAACAGGTTATCATTGGATATTCTTTACTGCCATACCATTTTCTGTTGTTATTTTTTGGCTTCTAAATAAAAAATTCTTCAATTATGTACTACCAATATTTTGGAAATCAACAGTATTATCAGCGCTGGTACAACTTGCACAATTAATAAGTATTTGGTGTATTCTTTTAGCTCTTCATATTGATATCGATCAAATATCATATCTCATAATTTTCTTGATTTCGTCTATCGTAGCGGTAGTACCATTAACCTTAGGTGGTATTGGCAGTAGAGAAGTGACCTTTTTTTACGGAGCTAAGTTCTTAGAGCTTGATCAAAATGTATCTGTAAGTGTTAGTGTTCTTTTCTTTTTAATTACCGCCTTGGTATCTTTAATTGGAGTATGGTATCACTTCAAAAAAATTAAATTGCGAGTAATAGAATCACCTAAACAACAAACAAAAGAGGTTTAG
- a CDS encoding ArnT family glycosyltransferase encodes MISNLRYWFLIVLVFLVYVAGMFVTLFENDSAQFSVMAMRMVQESDFFSLFKGPEEYLDKPHMHYWLAALSYKIFGIHEWSYRIPGILATLLAAYSCYGLGSLLYNKNVGKLSALIFMTAQTIVLGAIDVRTDAVLTGFSILAIWQLATYIEKGSVRAIIIGAFAAGIAFSTKGQIALLVIGLPILCHLFYTGKWKAFISYKVLVALLVFAVTITPMLYAYYLQFDLHPEKVIRGKANRSGIFFIFWEQSFERLSGEGIGKNSSDYFFFFHTFLWVFLPWTILGIVAFYSKIRTFIGQKFKYANGSEFLTIGGITLIFIIISFAQFKLPHYLNITIPLFAVITAAYINKLYTVSNTKTVKYLMIGQYFVLSIVFIASALICFYVFKLRSMVAYFFLLVAVIIIVYYALKREGVFMKLVTISVCASLLLNAVLNLHFYPNLLDYQAGSSMSKIIAEKDIPVDRIFKVGKDHTWSLDFYNRYPVQITSPEMLKNKKDIWVYVNDEEMANLQEQGFDWDSQLSVDQFRITRLQGKFLNPNTRKKVTRKMHLLHIY; translated from the coding sequence ATGATATCTAATCTAAGGTACTGGTTTTTAATTGTTTTAGTTTTTTTGGTATACGTTGCAGGTATGTTTGTAACGTTATTTGAAAATGATTCCGCCCAATTTTCTGTAATGGCCATGAGAATGGTGCAGGAAAGTGATTTTTTTAGCCTTTTTAAAGGACCGGAAGAGTATTTGGATAAACCGCACATGCATTACTGGTTGGCAGCTCTTTCCTATAAGATCTTTGGTATACATGAGTGGTCTTACAGAATTCCTGGAATATTGGCCACCTTATTGGCAGCCTATAGTTGTTATGGTTTAGGGAGTTTACTATACAATAAAAATGTAGGTAAACTTTCTGCTTTGATATTTATGACTGCACAGACGATCGTACTTGGGGCAATTGACGTGCGTACCGATGCAGTTTTAACGGGCTTTAGTATTCTAGCTATATGGCAACTAGCTACATATATAGAGAAAGGTAGCGTAAGGGCTATTATTATTGGAGCGTTTGCAGCCGGTATTGCCTTCTCTACCAAAGGTCAAATAGCGTTATTGGTTATTGGTCTGCCCATCTTATGTCATTTGTTTTACACAGGGAAATGGAAGGCTTTTATAAGCTATAAGGTATTAGTGGCGCTATTGGTTTTTGCAGTGACTATAACTCCAATGTTGTATGCTTACTATCTTCAGTTCGATTTGCATCCGGAAAAAGTTATTCGTGGTAAGGCTAACCGAAGTGGCATATTCTTTATTTTTTGGGAACAGAGTTTTGAAAGGTTAAGCGGTGAAGGCATTGGAAAGAATAGCAGTGATTACTTTTTCTTTTTTCACACATTTTTATGGGTGTTTCTACCATGGACTATTTTGGGTATTGTTGCCTTTTATAGTAAAATAAGAACATTTATCGGTCAAAAATTTAAGTATGCAAATGGGTCGGAATTTTTAACCATAGGTGGTATAACCTTAATATTCATAATCATCAGTTTTGCCCAGTTTAAACTACCTCATTATTTAAATATTACAATCCCGTTATTCGCTGTAATTACCGCGGCATACATTAATAAACTATATACTGTTAGTAATACAAAGACTGTAAAATATTTAATGATCGGGCAATATTTTGTTCTAAGTATTGTCTTTATTGCTTCGGCTTTAATTTGCTTCTATGTGTTTAAGTTACGTAGTATGGTGGCTTATTTCTTTTTACTGGTTGCGGTAATTATTATTGTGTACTATGCCCTTAAAAGAGAAGGTGTTTTTATGAAACTGGTTACCATTTCAGTATGCGCTTCGTTATTGCTGAATGCCGTTTTAAACTTGCATTTCTATCCTAATTTATTAGACTATCAAGCAGGTTCATCAATGTCAAAAATTATAGCGGAAAAGGATATTCCTGTAGATCGAATTTTTAAGGTAGGTAAGGATCATACGTGGTCATTAGATTTTTACAATCGTTATCCTGTTCAAATTACGTCTCCAGAAATGTTGAAGAACAAAAAAGACATATGGGTCTACGTAAATGATGAGGAAATGGCCAACTTACAGGAACAAGGTTTTGATTGGGATTCGCAACTTTCTGTAGATCAGTTTAGAATTACTCGTTTGCAAGGTAAATTCTTAAATCCTAATACGCGTAAAAAGGTCACACGTAAAATGCACTTGTTACATATTTACTAA
- a CDS encoding glycosyltransferase family 2 protein produces the protein MQPVTTSLLSVVVPLYNEEDNVTLLTQKIHESLVGYDYQIIYVDDFSKDKTKKVVKDLKDDKVHLIELKKNYGQSLALAAGIDYAEGEYIITMDGDLQNDPSDIPQMLTYAVSGEYDVVTGIRQKRKDSLVKKIPSKIANFLVRRVTKLDIKDNGCALKVFTSDIAKDLNLYGEMHRFITLLAFLEGGQIKQVPVKHHARNAGVSKYGLERVFKVVADMMLLLFIRKYFQRPIHLFGISGSLMIIIGIFINIYLLIVKFGLGEDIGTRPLLTVGMMFIFAGIQLFTIGIVMELLIRTYYESQNKRPYRIKKVSVGGQVK, from the coding sequence ATGCAGCCTGTTACCACTTCTCTACTTTCGGTAGTTGTTCCTTTATACAATGAGGAAGATAATGTTACTCTTTTAACCCAAAAAATTCACGAAAGTTTGGTAGGTTATGACTATCAAATCATTTACGTTGATGATTTTTCAAAAGACAAAACCAAGAAAGTAGTAAAAGATTTAAAAGATGACAAGGTGCATCTTATAGAACTAAAGAAAAATTACGGACAAAGTTTGGCGTTGGCAGCAGGCATAGATTATGCCGAAGGAGAATATATCATTACTATGGATGGGGATTTGCAAAATGACCCTTCTGATATTCCCCAAATGCTAACCTATGCCGTAAGTGGCGAGTATGATGTTGTTACCGGTATTCGTCAAAAGAGAAAAGACTCTCTAGTTAAGAAGATACCCTCTAAAATTGCCAATTTCTTGGTTCGGCGTGTTACCAAACTAGATATCAAGGACAATGGTTGTGCCTTGAAGGTTTTTACAAGTGATATTGCCAAGGATTTAAATCTTTATGGAGAAATGCACAGGTTTATAACCCTATTGGCATTTCTTGAAGGAGGACAGATAAAGCAAGTACCCGTAAAACACCATGCACGTAATGCAGGGGTTTCTAAATATGGGTTGGAACGTGTATTTAAAGTAGTTGCAGATATGATGCTGTTACTATTTATTCGCAAATACTTTCAACGTCCAATTCACCTATTCGGTATTTCTGGTTCATTAATGATTATTATTGGTATTTTCATTAATATATATCTATTGATCGTTAAGTTCGGCTTGGGCGAAGATATCGGTACAAGACCTTTATTGACAGTAGGTATGATGTTCATTTTTGCAGGTATTCAATTGTTTACAATAGGTATTGTTATGGAATTATTGATCAGAACCTATTATGAATCTCAGAACAAAAGACCGTACCGCATTAAAAAAGTAAGCGTAGGTGGCCAAGTTAAATAA
- a CDS encoding peptidoglycan DD-metalloendopeptidase family protein: MNELQKVLDSYSLHNIGILDSTIPMNKYIPLDLSKSNETLLDVDITNPVTCQSYIDTVVKSKDGIVAYGGYLEERNLYADKDGFSAAHKPKRNIHLGIDFWTNADTKVLAPIDGKVHSFKNNNVVGDYGPTIILEHTLHHITFYTLYGHLSIESLTGLFKGKVFKAGETLAKLGTPDINVNYAPHLHFQIIKDLEGNEGDYPGVCALENLQHYKFNCPNPNYLLKIKGSS, from the coding sequence ATGAACGAACTGCAAAAGGTACTTGATTCTTATTCTTTACATAATATAGGTATATTGGATAGCACAATACCAATGAATAAATATATACCTCTGGATCTATCCAAATCTAACGAAACGTTGCTAGATGTGGACATTACAAATCCTGTTACCTGTCAATCATATATTGATACTGTGGTAAAGAGTAAGGATGGTATTGTTGCCTATGGGGGTTATTTAGAAGAACGAAATCTTTATGCGGATAAAGATGGGTTCTCTGCAGCTCATAAACCCAAGCGCAATATACATTTGGGAATAGATTTTTGGACCAATGCAGATACTAAGGTCTTAGCTCCCATAGATGGCAAGGTGCATAGTTTTAAGAACAATAATGTAGTCGGTGATTATGGACCTACCATAATATTGGAGCATACCTTACATCACATTACTTTTTATACATTATATGGTCATTTATCTATAGAATCTTTAACCGGTTTGTTTAAAGGAAAAGTATTTAAGGCAGGTGAAACCTTGGCAAAGTTGGGAACACCTGATATTAATGTGAATTATGCACCTCACCTTCATTTTCAAATAATAAAAGATTTAGAAGGTAATGAAGGTGATTACCCTGGCGTTTGCGCATTGGAAAACTTACAACACTATAAATTCAATTGTCCAAACCCCAATTATTTATTGAAAATAAAAGGTAGTTCTTAA
- a CDS encoding ABC transporter ATP-binding protein produces the protein MTKILNVRNLKKTYNSGSRNLTVIDDISFSIDEGDTFAIVGPSGSGKTTLLGLCAGLDEINEGTIELCGQDLSALNEDQRALLRNEKVGFIFQDFQLLPTLTALENVSVPLELQGEKNASKDAMDLLAKVGLAGRHDHYPSQLSGGEQQRVALARAFSNKPSILFADEPTGNLDEETGEKVIKLLFDLNKEMGTTLVIVTHDLELANLNKRVLRLKGGKIVINETTSIS, from the coding sequence ATGACAAAGATATTAAACGTACGTAATCTAAAGAAAACGTATAACAGCGGATCAAGAAATTTGACGGTTATTGATGACATTTCCTTTTCAATTGATGAAGGGGATACTTTTGCAATTGTAGGTCCGTCGGGAAGTGGAAAAACAACTTTGCTAGGTTTATGTGCTGGGTTAGATGAAATTAATGAGGGTACAATAGAACTTTGCGGACAAGACCTAAGTGCTTTAAATGAAGATCAGCGAGCTTTGTTGCGCAATGAAAAAGTTGGTTTCATATTTCAGGATTTTCAACTACTACCCACGTTAACAGCTTTGGAGAACGTGAGCGTTCCTTTAGAATTACAAGGAGAAAAAAACGCAAGTAAAGATGCTATGGATCTTTTGGCTAAAGTTGGTTTGGCAGGTAGGCATGATCATTATCCATCACAGCTTTCTGGTGGTGAGCAACAACGGGTAGCTCTTGCCAGGGCTTTTTCAAATAAACCATCTATTTTATTTGCAGATGAACCTACCGGTAATTTAGATGAAGAAACCGGTGAGAAGGTAATTAAACTATTATTTGACCTGAATAAGGAAATGGGTACCACTCTGGTCATTGTAACCCATGATCTTGAATTAGCTAATTTAAATAAACGTGTCTTACGACTTAAAGGGGGCAAAATAGTCATCAACGAAACTACATCCATATCTTGA
- a CDS encoding RNA polymerase sigma factor: protein MFQSNVVEKCKANDRAAQLQLYRKYCDGMFVVANRFVKNADDAEDVLQESFIKAFQKIHQYKGEVTFGAWLKRIVVNKSIDFLKSKKDKVSIDEQDMQVVAEDDNWNVSAVISIDEVRLAIDQLQEKYKYVLLMFLVEGYDHQEIAEVLNISSSACRTRLSRGKNQLKELLKEKNYGTGS from the coding sequence ATGTTTCAAAGCAATGTCGTAGAGAAATGTAAAGCGAACGACCGGGCTGCCCAGTTGCAATTATATAGAAAATATTGTGACGGTATGTTTGTGGTAGCAAACCGCTTTGTAAAGAACGCGGATGATGCTGAAGATGTCTTACAGGAATCTTTTATTAAGGCATTTCAAAAAATACATCAATATAAAGGTGAGGTAACTTTTGGCGCTTGGTTAAAAAGAATAGTGGTAAATAAAAGTATAGACTTTTTAAAATCAAAAAAAGATAAGGTCTCCATTGATGAACAGGATATGCAGGTAGTTGCAGAAGATGATAATTGGAACGTATCTGCTGTAATTAGTATTGATGAGGTAAGGTTGGCTATTGATCAATTACAAGAAAAATATAAATACGTATTACTCATGTTCTTGGTTGAAGGGTATGATCATCAAGAAATTGCAGAAGTATTGAATATTTCATCCTCTGCTTGCAGAACAAGATTGTCAAGGGGAAAAAATCAATTAAAGGAATTATTAAAAGAAAAGAATTATGGAACAGGATCTTAG
- the meaB gene encoding methylmalonyl Co-A mutase-associated GTPase MeaB: protein MNLANLTTSEILEGIYANNVAIVSKAITIVESTKPQHRLIANAIISGCISKKQDSIRIGITGVPGAGKSTFIEQFGDLITSTGKKVAVLTIDPSSRRTKGSILGDKTRMQELVKNPNAYIRPSASGSSLGGVTRKTRESIVILEAAGYDCILIETIGVGQSETAVHDMVDFFLLLKIAGAGDELQGIKRGIIEMADAIVITKADGDNIQRAKMAKMEFTRALHMFPPKENGWSPEVLTCSAIELKGLHEIWELIVTYCNTMKASGHFLNNRRRQNENWLIQYLEQELLSEFYRHPKTMELLPQLKNEVINGNSSPFLAAEKLLKALKSH from the coding sequence ATGAATTTAGCCAACCTTACGACATCTGAAATTCTTGAAGGTATCTATGCAAATAATGTTGCCATAGTTAGTAAGGCTATTACTATTGTAGAAAGCACAAAGCCTCAACATCGTTTAATTGCAAATGCGATAATTAGCGGGTGTATATCAAAAAAACAAGATTCCATAAGAATTGGTATTACCGGTGTACCTGGCGCCGGTAAAAGCACATTTATTGAGCAATTTGGAGATCTGATTACCTCCACGGGTAAAAAAGTTGCCGTATTGACCATAGACCCGTCAAGCAGAAGAACCAAAGGAAGCATTCTTGGAGATAAAACACGTATGCAAGAATTGGTTAAAAATCCCAATGCGTATATAAGACCATCTGCATCTGGTTCATCATTAGGCGGTGTCACAAGAAAGACCAGGGAAAGTATCGTAATACTTGAAGCCGCTGGATACGACTGTATTTTAATAGAAACCATTGGAGTAGGACAAAGCGAAACGGCAGTTCATGACATGGTAGATTTCTTTTTATTATTAAAAATAGCTGGTGCGGGTGATGAACTACAGGGTATAAAAAGAGGAATTATTGAAATGGCCGATGCCATAGTAATTACAAAAGCCGACGGAGACAACATACAACGTGCAAAAATGGCAAAAATGGAATTTACAAGGGCGCTACATATGTTTCCACCTAAAGAAAATGGCTGGTCTCCAGAAGTATTGACCTGTTCTGCCATTGAACTTAAAGGCTTACATGAAATTTGGGAATTAATAGTTACCTATTGTAATACCATGAAAGCATCTGGTCACTTTCTAAACAACCGTAGGAGACAAAATGAAAATTGGCTCATTCAGTATTTGGAACAAGAATTATTATCAGAGTTTTATCGTCACCCAAAGACTATGGAATTACTGCCACAATTAAAAAATGAAGTCATTAACGGAAATTCATCACCCTTCTTAGCTGCAGAAAAGCTCTTAAAGGCTTTAAAATCCCATTAA
- a CDS encoding arylesterase: MLKVLKFRYFLVLLLFVGCGETTEKKPSETQAEVENTDKEEDVSTDDKVILFYGNSLTAAYGLDVKEGFPNRIQQKLDSLGLDYQVINSGLSGETTSGGLNRLDWVLNQPVDIFVLELGANDGLRGIPIAETMNNLQEMIDMVKDRNPDTKIVLAGMQIPPNMGTDYASQFKAMYPALAESNNIYLIPFLLEGVAGDPSLNLEDGIHPTAEGQRIVANNVWKILKTIVLPASVAEVTKDAAVEELN, translated from the coding sequence ATGTTGAAAGTATTAAAGTTTCGTTATTTTTTAGTGCTACTGTTGTTCGTTGGATGCGGAGAAACTACCGAAAAAAAGCCATCTGAAACGCAAGCAGAGGTAGAAAATACGGATAAAGAGGAAGATGTTTCTACCGATGACAAAGTCATTTTGTTTTATGGAAATAGCCTTACCGCAGCTTATGGTTTGGATGTAAAGGAGGGGTTTCCCAATAGAATACAGCAAAAATTAGATTCATTAGGTTTAGACTACCAGGTCATTAACTCTGGCTTAAGTGGAGAAACCACATCCGGCGGTTTAAACAGGTTAGACTGGGTATTGAACCAGCCTGTAGACATTTTTGTTCTTGAACTAGGTGCTAACGACGGTTTGCGCGGAATACCCATTGCCGAGACCATGAACAATCTTCAAGAAATGATCGATATGGTAAAAGATAGAAATCCTGATACCAAGATTGTATTGGCGGGCATGCAGATACCACCAAATATGGGAACTGACTATGCTTCTCAATTTAAAGCTATGTATCCGGCATTAGCAGAATCTAACAATATTTACTTAATTCCGTTTTTGTTAGAAGGAGTAGCTGGCGACCCAAGCTTAAATCTAGAGGACGGAATTCATCCTACTGCTGAAGGTCAAAGAATAGTTGCAAATAATGTTTGGAAAATTTTAAAAACCATTGTACTACCTGCAAGTGTAGCAGAGGTAACCAAAGATGCTGCAGTCGAAGAATTAAATTAG
- a CDS encoding DUF2911 domain-containing protein has product MKLIKRIFIVIALIVALVYLVIIPYIHQETKKFSPAKTAQLELKGSSLEVEYSSPSKKVRIIFGDLVPFGKVWRTGANEPTTFSTSQNIKIIDKILPAGKYSLWTVPNRNSWKVIFNTQIPDWGVTRVDGNQTTHDPRFDYLTVEVPVKTLENPVENFSIDFEHLKEGIQQQDYLDLAWDTTKIMIPIYK; this is encoded by the coding sequence ATGAAGCTAATAAAGAGAATTTTCATTGTTATAGCCCTTATTGTGGCACTTGTTTATTTGGTAATCATACCTTACATACACCAAGAGACTAAAAAGTTTAGCCCCGCTAAAACCGCACAACTAGAATTAAAAGGCAGTTCTTTAGAGGTTGAATATTCCAGCCCGTCCAAAAAAGTACGAATTATTTTTGGAGACCTAGTACCGTTTGGTAAAGTTTGGCGAACCGGGGCAAATGAACCTACCACCTTTTCTACTAGCCAAAACATTAAAATAATTGATAAAATATTACCTGCGGGTAAATATTCATTATGGACGGTACCTAACCGGAATAGTTGGAAAGTTATATTCAATACTCAAATACCAGATTGGGGAGTAACCCGTGTAGATGGTAACCAAACCACACATGACCCACGATTTGATTATTTAACGGTTGAAGTCCCGGTAAAAACATTAGAAAATCCAGTAGAGAATTTCTCCATTGATTTTGAGCATTTGAAAGAAGGGATACAGCAGCAAGATTATTTGGACTTAGCCTGGGATACTACCAAAATCATGATTCCCATTTACAAATAG
- a CDS encoding sugar-binding protein, giving the protein MKWTIYFLLLLCITSCSDSKSKKNTQITPVSYIKEAPTLDGRPIENYWNLLEWQPIDQNWIGGPFDHDDYNGKYKMAWNEDGLYILLEIVDDTLLEQTEDPLKLWWNDDCVIVYVDEDNSGGQHRFNHNAFTYHVALDGNVVDLGVNEKPTLYNDHVISKHQTEGNTTYWEMLVKVYPSIFNDKPTVKPVVLSEGKRIGFAIAYADNDNSKKRENLIGSVFVPGENKNAGWIDANVFGTLELLK; this is encoded by the coding sequence ATGAAATGGACTATTTATTTTTTACTTCTACTATGCATTACTTCGTGTTCTGATAGCAAAAGCAAAAAAAACACTCAAATAACTCCCGTCTCCTATATTAAAGAAGCTCCAACACTAGACGGTAGACCTATAGAGAATTATTGGAATTTGTTAGAATGGCAACCTATAGACCAAAATTGGATCGGCGGTCCTTTTGACCATGATGATTATAACGGTAAATATAAAATGGCCTGGAACGAAGACGGACTTTATATTTTACTGGAGATAGTGGATGATACCTTATTAGAGCAAACCGAAGACCCTTTAAAATTATGGTGGAATGATGATTGCGTAATTGTGTATGTTGATGAAGACAATTCAGGTGGTCAACATAGATTTAATCATAATGCATTTACCTATCATGTTGCCTTGGATGGTAATGTGGTAGACTTAGGTGTAAATGAAAAACCAACGCTTTATAATGATCATGTAATCTCTAAGCACCAAACAGAAGGTAATACCACATATTGGGAAATGCTCGTAAAGGTATACCCTAGCATATTTAATGATAAGCCTACTGTAAAACCGGTTGTTTTGAGCGAAGGAAAAAGAATAGGTTTTGCTATTGCCTATGCCGATAACGATAATAGCAAAAAACGAGAAAATTTAATAGGATCTGTCTTTGTACCTGGAGAGAATAAAAATGCAGGTTGGATTGATGCCAATGTATTTGGCACATTGGAATTATTAAAATAA
- the msrA gene encoding peptide-methionine (S)-S-oxide reductase MsrA, with protein sequence MKLLQIVLLAGASLIATSCQSKNKKNTISENTPAKETQQEEMYEEVKLSPQQLSKYETAYFASGCFWCVEAIFESVKGVKEVVSGYAGGEQKNPTYEEVGYGKTDHAEAVEVYYDPKVISFTQLVQVFFGSHDPTQLNRQGPDRGRQYRSIAFYKNEDEKKIIESYIQALVDNKVYDNDPITTEVTPYTVFYKAESYHQDYEKNNPNNSYIRNVSIPRLNRFKANFGDYLKENTH encoded by the coding sequence ATGAAATTATTACAAATCGTTTTATTGGCCGGTGCAAGCTTAATTGCTACTAGTTGCCAGTCCAAGAATAAAAAAAATACAATTTCCGAAAACACACCTGCCAAAGAGACGCAGCAGGAAGAAATGTATGAAGAGGTTAAATTGAGTCCGCAACAATTAAGTAAATACGAAACCGCCTATTTTGCAAGTGGTTGTTTTTGGTGTGTAGAGGCTATTTTTGAAAGTGTAAAAGGTGTAAAGGAAGTTGTATCTGGATACGCCGGCGGAGAACAGAAAAACCCAACGTATGAAGAAGTTGGCTATGGCAAAACGGACCATGCCGAAGCTGTCGAAGTATACTACGACCCAAAGGTAATTTCATTCACTCAATTGGTACAGGTGTTCTTTGGATCTCATGATCCCACACAGTTGAACAGACAGGGACCAGATCGTGGAAGACAATACCGCTCTATTGCCTTTTATAAAAATGAAGACGAAAAGAAAATTATTGAAAGCTACATTCAGGCCCTAGTAGACAATAAAGTATATGATAATGATCCTATAACCACAGAGGTAACACCATATACCGTTTTCTACAAAGCAGAATCGTATCACCAAGATTATGAAAAGAATAATCCTAACAATTCTTACATCAGAAATGTTTCTATACCTAGATTAAATAGGTTTAAAGCTAACTTTGGAGATTATCTAAAGGAGAATACACATTAA